The following coding sequences are from one Halobaculum magnesiiphilum window:
- a CDS encoding ZIP family metal transporter: protein MATSYLTALLLSSMPALGNISGGLVAERFEISGDTLSLALHVAAGIILAVVGIELLPTTLEADPPWLVLVVFLAGGFFSIGLDSLTDLIAARTGGGRAKSGAWGIFAGVAVDLFSDGVMIGAGSTISLGLGLLLALGQVPADIPEGFATIATFKSKGIPRRTRLLLSLSFALPIFLGVTVGYWLVRGQPAIVKFGLLAFTAGILLTVAVEEIIPEAHNEGEARLAAVALVGGFALFTLISIYLE from the coding sequence GTGGCCACCAGCTATCTGACAGCGCTCCTATTGAGTTCGATGCCGGCCCTTGGGAACATCTCCGGTGGGCTCGTCGCCGAACGGTTCGAGATCTCCGGCGATACACTCAGCTTAGCGCTCCACGTTGCGGCGGGCATTATCCTCGCTGTCGTCGGTATCGAGCTGCTTCCGACGACGTTGGAAGCCGACCCGCCGTGGCTCGTGCTCGTCGTTTTCCTCGCGGGAGGATTCTTCTCGATCGGTCTTGACAGTCTCACAGACCTCATCGCCGCTCGAACCGGCGGGGGACGTGCAAAGTCAGGTGCCTGGGGTATTTTCGCCGGCGTCGCCGTCGATCTCTTTAGCGACGGCGTGATGATCGGAGCCGGGTCGACGATTTCGCTAGGTCTTGGACTCCTCCTCGCACTCGGTCAGGTTCCTGCCGACATTCCAGAGGGCTTCGCCACGATTGCCACCTTCAAATCGAAGGGCATCCCGCGGCGAACACGGCTACTGTTATCCCTCTCGTTCGCACTTCCAATCTTTCTCGGTGTCACCGTCGGGTACTGGCTCGTCCGTGGTCAACCTGCGATCGTCAAGTTCGGACTGCTCGCCTTTACGGCCGGAATCCTGCTCACGGTTGCCGTCGAGGAGATCATTCCCGAGGCACACAATGAAGGTGAGGCCCGTCTGGCTGCCGTCGCACTCGTGGGAGGATTCGCCCTGTTTACGCTCATCTCTATCTATTTGGAGTAG
- a CDS encoding plastocyanin/azurin family copper-binding protein: MTEEQENHPVSRRGVLRAAVGGTATVTAASTEAAAQETTIDMNDNLEFVPAEAQVDPGTTVTWENVGSIEHSVTAYEDEIPDDAEYFASGDFDSESSARDAYPDGSIGGDGTYEHTFETEGEYGYFCIPHESAGMTGTVTVGGGGGGDGGGGGGAPTLPDSAKTLGIVAAGAMSAVLGLAYFFIKYGGDYGEFE, translated from the coding sequence ATGACCGAGGAGCAGGAGAACCATCCTGTATCACGGCGGGGGGTACTTCGGGCAGCTGTTGGGGGAACTGCAACGGTAACGGCGGCTTCAACCGAAGCTGCCGCCCAGGAAACAACGATTGACATGAACGACAACCTCGAATTCGTCCCCGCCGAGGCGCAGGTCGATCCGGGGACGACAGTCACTTGGGAGAATGTTGGATCCATCGAACATAGTGTCACGGCCTATGAAGACGAAATTCCCGACGACGCGGAGTATTTTGCGAGCGGTGACTTTGACAGCGAATCATCAGCTCGTGATGCGTATCCGGATGGCAGTATTGGAGGTGATGGAACGTACGAGCATACGTTCGAGACGGAAGGAGAATACGGGTATTTCTGCATTCCCCACGAATCTGCGGGCATGACGGGGACAGTAACTGTCGGCGGGGGCGGTGGCGGTGATGGTGGTGGCGGTGGTGGTGCACCCACTCTCCCGGATAGCGCAAAGACGCTCGGAATCGTCGCAGCGGGTGCGATGAGCGCAGTGCTCGGCCTTGCTTACTTCTTTATCAAATACGGAGGAGACTACGGTGAGTTTGAGTGA
- a CDS encoding sodium:calcium exchanger, whose product MVQLSPWLWAVILVVGVFAAHWGAEQLSHPIKKLRRQLGLTAVAGGALVGIAAAGSEIGINVTSAYRGVSDIGLGMMLGSNIVSIPLIVTIAYVASRKRDLGGETEGQDTRRDGGQGSTSSGGQTATHGRHRQENLLRIQKEAVTVLILPYLGILGLVAVLTLPESGRGLQPIDGWIMGAAYLAYLGQAFFRGRSESEDVQWTKKELGLAGAGLVVLASGAYGIVLSTENIVAALGISRLVGGLFVTAIVTAIPEMFATWSVVRSGQVTAGTTSVIGDNAVTMTVAFVPLALVTVPIEDFQLYWVNLLFVALMPAVYAGLTHWGATEHGFTHWQVLLFDAFYFLCIGVMALSVLNLF is encoded by the coding sequence ATGGTCCAGCTGAGTCCGTGGCTGTGGGCGGTCATTCTGGTCGTCGGGGTCTTCGCTGCTCACTGGGGTGCCGAACAACTTTCGCATCCAATTAAGAAGCTCCGCCGACAGTTGGGATTGACCGCGGTCGCAGGTGGTGCCCTCGTCGGGATCGCTGCCGCCGGCTCCGAAATCGGCATCAACGTCACGAGTGCCTATCGCGGTGTCTCCGACATCGGGCTGGGAATGATGCTCGGGTCGAACATCGTCTCCATTCCACTCATCGTTACTATCGCCTACGTCGCCTCGCGGAAGCGAGACCTCGGCGGCGAAACGGAGGGGCAAGATACACGTCGCGACGGTGGACAGGGAAGCACGTCGTCTGGCGGTCAAACAGCGACGCACGGTCGCCACCGCCAGGAGAATCTCCTTCGGATTCAGAAGGAGGCCGTTACCGTCCTGATACTGCCGTATCTCGGCATCCTCGGTCTGGTCGCCGTCCTCACGCTGCCGGAATCCGGGCGGGGACTCCAGCCCATCGATGGGTGGATTATGGGGGCAGCCTACCTCGCATATCTGGGCCAGGCGTTCTTCAGGGGTCGCTCCGAGTCGGAGGACGTGCAGTGGACCAAGAAAGAACTCGGCCTCGCCGGTGCCGGGCTGGTCGTCCTCGCGTCGGGAGCGTACGGTATCGTTCTCTCGACGGAGAACATCGTGGCTGCACTCGGGATCTCGAGGCTCGTGGGCGGGTTATTCGTGACGGCGATCGTAACAGCGATCCCCGAGATGTTCGCGACGTGGAGCGTCGTCAGAAGCGGTCAGGTCACCGCCGGGACGACGAGCGTTATCGGTGACAACGCGGTCACGATGACCGTAGCGTTCGTGCCGCTCGCACTCGTCACGGTTCCGATCGAGGACTTTCAACTCTATTGGGTGAATCTGTTATTCGTGGCGCTGATGCCGGCCGTGTACGCGGGGCTGACCCACTGGGGAGCGACCGAACACGGGTTCACACACTGGCAGGTCTTGCTGTTCGATGCCTTTTACTTCCTATGTATCGGCGTGATGGCCCTCAGTGTATTAAATCTCTTCTAG